A window of the Thermococcus sp. M39 genome harbors these coding sequences:
- a CDS encoding DUF362 domain-containing protein codes for MTLPKVEILINREKCYLCGSCVAVCPKEAIIIENDEWKFFQEKCIGCKFCVLACPVGALTAKEVE; via the coding sequence ATGACGCTCCCAAAGGTTGAAATATTAATTAACAGAGAAAAGTGCTATCTTTGCGGCTCTTGTGTGGCAGTGTGTCCAAAGGAAGCAATAATAATTGAAAACGATGAATGGAAGTTTTTCCAGGAGAAATGCATTGGGTGTAAGTTCTGCGTTTTGGCTTGCCCAGTCGGAGCGTTGACTGCTAAGGAGGTTGAGTAA
- a CDS encoding NAD(P)/FAD-dependent oxidoreductase, translating to MHYDVVVVGAGIAGPILSRNLAKKGYKVLMIDKKAEIGSPKRCGEGLGIANFKKYDIPLDKRFINREIYGAAIYSPSGYKLEIRYDKVAGVILERKIFDKMLAYYAAKAGADVMAKTEAVGLIRKDGKIAGVKAKHEGEPLEIYADVIVAADGVESRVARWAGINSFLPPHELDSAYEYEMIIENFEFDPDIIHLYFGNEVAPRGYVWIFPKDEDRANVGIGINGDNPKTAKYYLEKWLKENNIKGTKILEVNVGGVPVGGFLKELVKDNVVVVGDAARQVNPMHGGGMAEAMEAATIASKWIDKALSEENIELLKGYTEEWWAGEGQKLLRILKVRKISEKLSDDELDAAVQALSGADAEKIAAGDYKEVFKALIKNPKILLKPRMLKLLKEAL from the coding sequence CTGCATTATGATGTTGTAGTCGTTGGAGCTGGCATTGCGGGGCCAATTTTATCAAGGAATTTAGCTAAAAAAGGATACAAAGTTCTCATGATTGATAAAAAAGCCGAAATAGGTTCACCAAAGAGATGTGGTGAAGGATTGGGCATTGCAAACTTCAAAAAATATGACATTCCGCTGGACAAGCGTTTTATAAATAGGGAAATTTATGGTGCTGCTATTTATTCTCCAAGTGGCTACAAGCTTGAAATTAGGTATGATAAAGTCGCTGGTGTAATCTTGGAGAGAAAAATCTTTGACAAGATGCTTGCTTACTATGCTGCCAAAGCTGGAGCAGATGTTATGGCAAAGACAGAGGCTGTCGGCTTAATAAGGAAAGATGGTAAGATAGCTGGAGTTAAGGCTAAGCACGAAGGCGAACCTTTGGAGATTTATGCTGATGTAATTGTTGCGGCTGATGGTGTAGAAAGCAGGGTAGCAAGATGGGCTGGAATAAATAGCTTTTTACCACCTCACGAGCTTGACTCAGCTTATGAATACGAGATGATAATTGAGAATTTTGAGTTTGATCCAGATATAATTCACCTTTACTTTGGGAATGAAGTTGCTCCAAGAGGTTACGTATGGATTTTTCCAAAAGATGAAGACAGAGCTAATGTTGGAATCGGAATTAATGGAGATAATCCCAAAACGGCAAAGTACTATCTCGAGAAGTGGCTTAAAGAAAACAACATAAAAGGAACCAAGATTCTAGAAGTTAATGTCGGAGGCGTCCCAGTCGGCGGCTTTTTGAAAGAGCTCGTCAAGGACAACGTTGTAGTTGTTGGTGATGCAGCAAGACAAGTAAATCCAATGCACGGTGGAGGAATGGCCGAAGCTATGGAAGCTGCAACGATAGCAAGCAAGTGGATTGACAAAGCCTTAAGTGAAGAGAACATCGAGCTGCTCAAAGGCTACACCGAGGAGTGGTGGGCTGGAGAAGGCCAAAAACTGCTTAGAATCCTAAAAGTCAGGAAGATAAGCGAAAAGCTCAGCGACGATGAGCTTGATGCAGCAGTTCAAGCATTGAGCGGTGCAGATGCTGAGAAAATAGCCGCTGGAGATTACAAAGAAGTCTTTAAGGCTCTGATAAAGAATCCAAAAATCCTGCTCAAACCAAGGATGCTCAAACTTTTGAAAGAAGCCCTTTAA
- a CDS encoding ArsR family transcriptional regulator, with protein MSEPDIFYILGNKVRRDLLSHLTCTECYFSLLSNKVSVSSTAVSKHLKIMEREGLLKSYEKEGKFIGPVRKYYKITLSNTYVVTVTPNLFWYKGIKLEEKPNLRKFEINLENLDPSPDTLQSMVINLIDANKELENLLEALRALESYRDMLVKNIKERYLEEIGDMTQLAILHYLLLYGEATIEDLSDRLNLKEREVIKKAEELNKFVPLIIKDDVIKIDKEKLRKMLK; from the coding sequence ATGTCTGAACCGGATATATTTTACATTCTGGGAAATAAGGTGAGAAGAGATTTACTTAGTCATTTAACTTGTACTGAATGTTATTTCAGCTTGTTGAGCAATAAAGTTAGTGTTTCATCAACAGCAGTATCAAAGCATCTCAAGATTATGGAAAGAGAGGGACTTCTAAAATCCTATGAGAAAGAAGGAAAGTTCATTGGTCCAGTGAGAAAATATTACAAGATTACACTATCCAACACCTATGTTGTTACTGTTACTCCAAATTTGTTCTGGTATAAGGGGATTAAATTAGAAGAGAAGCCAAATCTTAGAAAATTTGAAATCAATCTCGAGAATCTTGATCCTTCTCCCGATACATTGCAGTCCATGGTCATTAATCTCATCGATGCCAATAAAGAGTTGGAGAATCTTTTAGAGGCCCTTAGAGCACTTGAAAGCTATAGAGACATGCTCGTGAAAAACATAAAAGAGCGTTATTTAGAAGAAATCGGAGACATGACCCAATTGGCAATACTTCACTATTTGCTGCTCTATGGGGAAGCTACAATTGAAGACCTCAGTGATCGCTTAAATCTCAAAGAGAGAGAAGTTATCAAAAAAGCTGAAGAGTTAAACAAGTTTGTACCGTTAATAATAAAAGATGACGTTATTAAGATAGATAAGGAAAAGCTCAGAAAAATGCTGAAATAG
- a CDS encoding MTH1187 family thiamine-binding protein, whose amino-acid sequence MAVAEICLFPLGTETPSVGKYLEPVMEEIRKSGLKYMVCPMGTVVEGEIDSILKLIKRCHEAIFKAGAKRVVISVKIDDRADKPITIESKLGI is encoded by the coding sequence ATGGCTGTTGCAGAGATTTGCCTCTTTCCCCTTGGAACAGAGACTCCAAGCGTTGGGAAGTACCTTGAACCAGTGATGGAGGAGATAAGAAAGAGTGGGTTAAAATACATGGTCTGCCCAATGGGAACCGTGGTAGAAGGCGAGATCGATTCAATTCTTAAACTGATTAAAAGATGCCATGAAGCAATTTTCAAAGCTGGGGCAAAAAGGGTGGTAATAAGTGTGAAAATTGACGACAGAGCAGATAAACCCATCACAATAGAAAGCAAGCTTGGGATTTAA
- a CDS encoding single- stranded DNA-binding family protein yields MPRLLTGFVRAAGYANKVRKVLFAITRGKVNPEEVVRAAAELNQYLFNKFQDMGVKKEDVVRIEAEFEIKDGKIEWNYDSLKVEVYKKEEEEKLAEAMREVEESEKALELVIEELSKLSEKLRELSDEISQLVEKIKQEHTTLKLEFEKEEES; encoded by the coding sequence ATGCCCCGTCTCCTAACTGGTTTTGTTAGAGCAGCTGGTTATGCAAACAAAGTGAGGAAAGTTCTATTTGCCATTACAAGGGGGAAAGTTAATCCAGAAGAAGTCGTGAGAGCTGCAGCGGAGCTCAACCAGTATCTCTTCAACAAGTTCCAGGATATGGGTGTGAAAAAGGAAGACGTCGTGAGAATTGAGGCAGAGTTTGAAATTAAAGACGGAAAAATTGAATGGAACTATGACAGCTTGAAGGTTGAGGTGTACAAGAAGGAAGAGGAAGAGAAACTCGCAGAAGCTATGCGCGAGGTAGAAGAGAGCGAGAAAGCCCTCGAGCTTGTAATTGAAGAACTGAGTAAGCTGTCAGAAAAGCTGAGAGAGTTAAGTGACGAGATTTCCCAACTTGTCGAGAAAATTAAGCAAGAGCACACAACATTAAAGCTTGAATTCGAAAAGGAAGAGGAAAGCTAA
- the trmY gene encoding tRNA (pseudouridine(54)-N(1))-methyltransferase TrmY gives MKIFIIKANHAHTKADFNLKDLPGTSGRVDLLCRSINSAFLLSHGFRKNVRVWLNLNGPPNPPKTIRFEGSEIRPKTINPDERSIAKLIIKALKAGEEIKEPSKEHQVLPGIYISNLTFEDIVRKTIKTAKLYYLHEEGKPITEINFKGNVAFVLGDHIGLTKEDEAFLESIAEKVSIGRKSYLTSHVIVYVNIFLDNLRI, from the coding sequence ATGAAGATTTTCATTATCAAAGCAAACCATGCTCATACAAAAGCGGATTTCAATCTGAAAGATTTACCAGGGACAAGCGGTCGGGTTGATTTACTCTGCCGAAGCATTAATTCCGCTTTCCTGCTCTCCCACGGCTTTCGCAAAAATGTTAGGGTTTGGCTAAACTTAAACGGTCCACCAAATCCGCCTAAAACTATTCGATTCGAAGGTAGCGAGATTAGACCCAAGACAATAAATCCAGATGAGAGGAGCATTGCAAAACTGATAATTAAAGCACTAAAAGCTGGCGAGGAAATAAAGGAGCCCAGCAAAGAGCATCAGGTCTTGCCTGGAATTTACATCAGCAATTTAACCTTTGAGGACATTGTGAGAAAGACTATCAAGACTGCAAAGCTCTACTATCTTCACGAAGAGGGCAAACCAATAACTGAGATTAACTTTAAAGGAAACGTTGCATTTGTTCTCGGAGACCACATTGGATTAACCAAGGAGGATGAAGCTTTTCTTGAGAGCATTGCAGAAAAAGTCAGCATTGGTAGAAAGAGCTATCTAACCTCGCACGTCATTGTTTATGTTAACATCTTCCTTGATAATCTGAGGATTTAG
- a CDS encoding ubiquitin-like small modifier protein 1 gives MKVKFYATLRELTGKKEIEISGVRTVGELLDKLDEMFPGIKKELIDEDGDVNGMILVNGHNIVHLKLWDTELKEDDVIHLFPPAGGG, from the coding sequence ATGAAGGTGAAGTTTTATGCCACATTGAGAGAATTGACTGGAAAGAAGGAGATTGAAATCAGTGGAGTAAGAACTGTAGGGGAACTTCTGGACAAGCTTGATGAAATGTTTCCAGGAATTAAGAAAGAGCTGATTGACGAAGACGGGGATGTCAACGGCATGATACTTGTGAATGGACATAACATTGTTCACTTGAAGCTCTGGGATACCGAGCTGAAGGAAGATGATGTAATCCACTTATTCCCTCCAGCTGGTGGTGGCTGA
- a CDS encoding thioredoxin family protein codes for MGLISDGDKKVIREEFFSKLTNPVKLIVFVGKEHCQYCDQLKQLVQEISELSDLVSYEIHDFDTEKELAEKYRVDRAPATVITQDGKDFGVRYFGLPAGHEFGSFLEDIVDVSNGTTDLMPDTKETLRGIDKDVRILVFVTPTCPYCPMAVRMAHKFAIENALAGKSKILGDMVEAIEYPEWADQYRVMAVPKIVIQVDGIDKVEFEGAYPEKMFLEKLLEALE; via the coding sequence ATGGGATTGATAAGCGATGGAGACAAGAAAGTTATTAGAGAGGAGTTCTTTTCAAAACTAACTAACCCAGTCAAGCTCATCGTGTTCGTCGGTAAAGAACACTGCCAATACTGTGATCAGCTTAAACAGCTTGTTCAAGAGATTAGCGAGCTAAGCGATTTAGTCAGCTACGAAATACACGACTTTGATACTGAAAAGGAACTTGCAGAGAAATACAGGGTTGACAGAGCTCCAGCTACAGTGATCACTCAAGATGGAAAGGATTTTGGAGTTAGATACTTTGGACTCCCAGCTGGACATGAGTTTGGATCATTCCTCGAAGATATAGTTGACGTATCAAATGGTACAACTGACTTGATGCCAGATACAAAGGAGACGCTTAGGGGTATTGACAAAGATGTCAGAATACTAGTCTTTGTAACACCAACCTGCCCATACTGTCCAATGGCAGTTAGAATGGCCCATAAGTTCGCTATTGAGAACGCATTGGCTGGAAAGAGCAAAATACTCGGCGACATGGTTGAGGCTATTGAATACCCCGAGTGGGCTGATCAGTACAGGGTCATGGCAGTTCCAAAGATAGTCATCCAAGTTGATGGTATTGACAAGGTCGAGTTTGAGGGTGCTTACCCAGAGAAGATGTTCCTCGAGAAGCTCCTCGAAGCTCTCGAGTGA
- a CDS encoding adenylate kinase yields the protein MNILIFGPPGSGKSTHSRRIVERYSLEYISSGDIIRTEIQKGTTLGKEMGKYLARGDLIPDIVVNTLVLSRLRKTRNNFIIDGYPRTAEQVLALENYLYDHGIRLDVAIDIFISKEESIERISGRRICNRCGAVYHIKYKPPKVPNKCDICGGEIVQRSDDKPEIVAKRYDIYIRNMRPIIKFYKKQGIYVQINGHGGIEEVWERIRPLLDYIRNKEKKRKEHE from the coding sequence ATGAATATCTTGATTTTTGGACCACCTGGAAGTGGAAAATCTACTCATTCAAGGAGAATAGTCGAAAGGTACAGCTTGGAGTACATATCCTCGGGAGACATAATTAGGACAGAGATACAGAAAGGGACTACGCTTGGGAAAGAGATGGGAAAATACTTGGCAAGAGGTGATTTAATTCCTGATATCGTTGTTAACACCCTTGTTCTCTCAAGATTGAGGAAAACAAGAAACAACTTCATAATTGATGGCTATCCAAGGACAGCAGAGCAGGTTTTGGCTTTAGAAAATTACCTTTATGACCATGGAATTAGGCTCGATGTTGCCATTGACATATTTATCTCAAAGGAGGAAAGCATTGAACGGATTAGCGGAAGAAGGATATGCAACAGATGCGGAGCTGTGTATCATATCAAATATAAGCCACCAAAAGTTCCCAACAAATGCGATATATGTGGAGGTGAAATTGTCCAGAGGTCCGATGACAAGCCAGAAATCGTTGCAAAGCGATATGACATTTATATAAGAAATATGCGACCGATAATTAAGTTCTACAAAAAACAAGGAATCTACGTCCAAATTAATGGCCATGGAGGAATTGAGGAAGTTTGGGAAAGGATTAGGCCACTATTGGATTATATCCGCAACAAAGAGAAAAAGAGAAAAGAGCACGAGTGA